In Micromonospora ferruginea, the sequence GCGGCGGCGAGCCGGCCACCGCCCCGGAGGCGGCCACCCCGGCCAGGTAGACCGCCTGGTCGACGATCTCGGCGGTGGAGAGGTTGCGGGTAAGCCCGGCCTGGCCGGTGGCGCAGAACGGGCAGGCCATGCCGCAGCCGGCCTGGCTGGAGATGCAGACGGTGACCCGGTCCGGGTAGCCCATCAGCACGCTCTCCACCAGCGAGCCGTCGTGCAGCCGCCAGAGCGCCTTGCGGGTCGCGCCGTCGTCGCAGGCCAGCTCGCGCACCGGGTTGAGCAGGGTGGGCAGCAGCGTGCCGGCCAGCTTCGCCCGGGTCGCCGCCGGCAGGTCGGTCATCCGCTCCGGGTCGCGCACCAGCCGGCCGAAGTAGTGGTTCGAGACCTGTTTGGCGCGGAAGGCCGGTTCGCCCAGCTCGGTGACGAGCGCCTGCCGACCCGGCAGGTCCAGGTCGGCGAGGTGACGGGGAGGCATCGCGGGCCGGCGGCCGCGGGCGTCGGGGTCTACGGAGATCAGCGGGAGGCTCGTCATGGCGCGTCCAGTCTGACACGGGCCGGGCCGGACGCACCCGTCCGCGGGTGCCGAATCGCCCCCGACCGGCCGGTTGGCCCCGCTTCGCGGAGGTGATCCATCCCTCAGCCCACCACCGGCACGAACACCGCGAGCAGCAGGTACGCCGTCGGCACCGCGAACAGGATGGAGTCGAGCCGGTCCATCAGGCCGCCGTGGCCGGGAAGCAGGTTGCTCATGTCCTTGACGCCGAGATCCCGCTTGATCATCGACTCGGCGAGGTCGCCCAGCACCGCGGCGCAGGAGATCGCCACCCCGAACAGCGCGCCCCACCACGGGGCCACGTCGAACAGCAGCCACAGCAGCAGCGCGCTGCCCACCGCGGCGGCGGTGACCGAACCGGCGAAGCCCTCCCAGGACTTCTTCGGGCTGATCTTCGGGGCCATCGGGCGCTTGCCGAACGCCACCCCGGCGGCGTACCCGCCGGTGTCGGAGAGCACCACGGCCACCAGCGTGACCAGCACCCGCAGGTGACCGTCGTCGGGCGCGGCCGCGAGCAGGGCCGCGAATCCGGCCAGGAAGGGCACGTAGACCACGATCAGCGTCGCCGCGGTCAGGTCCCGCTGGTAGTTGCCGGGACCGTCGCCCAGCCGCCAGATCATCGTGCCCAGCACGGTGACCAGCAGCCCGAGGCAGAGCGCGTCCGGGCCGGCGAACCAGGCCAGCCCGATCATGATCACCCCGCCGGCGACCAGCGGCACCAGCGGCGGGTGGGCGCCGCTGCGGCGTACCGCCCGGGCCATCTCCCAGATGCCGATCGCCACCGCGGCGGCGAGCACGGCGAGGAACGCCGGGAGGAAGAAGAAGAGCGGCACCACGATCGCCGCGCCGAGGCCCACGCCGACGCCGATCGCCGCCGGCAGGTTGCGCCCCGCCTTCGACGCCCGGGGCGCGGTGGTCGGCGGGCGCTCGGCGCTCGCCCGGCGGCGGCCCTTCGACCGGCGACCGGACGGCGGCTCGGGCGCCGGCTCGTCGCGTACCTCCGGAAGGTGGCCGGTCGGCTCGTCCCGCACCGGCGCGATCTGGGCGGTGGGGAACTCGTCGTCCGGCCGGTCGTCACCGCGCGGACCGCGACCGCCGGGCGGCGGGCCGCCGGCGGGCCAGGGACCGCCCGGGTACGGGTCGGCGTAGGTTTCCCGCTCGGCTTGCCGGGCGTACGCGCCGGCGTCGGCTCCGAACGCGTCCGGGCCGGGGGCGGGCCGCTGCCACGGGCCGGGCTCCAGGTCGGTCTCCGGCCAGGGCAGGGCCGGGGCCGGCCGGTCCCAGCCGCGCGGCTCGGTGCTGCCGTAGGGGTCGGGGTGGGACATCACGCACCGGCAGACGGTACGAAAGCCACCACATGACGCAAGACCAAGACCATCCCCTACCGGCGTGAGACTTCCTGTTGACGGACCGACGGCCGGGCGACTCCCGTCGTTCACCCGCTGGTGGTCGCCGAATCGTGCCGAGCCTACTGCACCCGGGAGGCGGCGAGGGTGGACGCCGTCCGGGCACGACGACGGCACCGGGCCGCCGCCCGGGATGCCGGGCGGCGGCGGCGCGGTGCCGTGACGGAGTACGCGTGCCGCTCAGACCTCGAGCAGCTCGGTCTCCTTGTGCTTGATCATCTCGTCCACCGTGGCGACGAAACGCTGGGTCAGGTCGTCCAGGTCCTTCTCCGCGCGGCGGCCCTCGTCCTCGCCGACCTCGCCGTCCTTGACCAGGCGGTCCAGCTCTTCCTTGGCCTTGCGGCGGATGTTGCGGACGGCGACCTTCGCCTCCTCGCCCTTCTGCCGGGCGACCTTGATCATCTCGCGCCGCCGCTCCTCGGTCATCTGCGGCAGCACGATGCGCAACTGGTTGCCCTCGTTGTTCGGGTTGACCCCGAGGTCCGAGTCGCGGATCGCCTTCTCCATCGCATTGGTCTGCGAGTTGTCGTACGGCTTGATGATCACCATGCGCGGCTCGGGCACCGCGATGGACGCCATCTGCGGCAGCGGGGTCGGGCTGCCGTAGTAGTCGATGAGGATCCGGGAGAACATGGCGGCGTTGGCGCGACCGGTGCGGATCCCGCCGAATTCCTCCCTGGCGTGCTCGATGGCACGCTCCATCTTCTCCTCCGCCTCGAGGAGGGTGTCGTCGATCACCGGTCTCCTCGCCTCCTTCTGTCGCTCGTCGTGGGCTGTGCTCTCAGGCTGTGGCAGAGGACCGCGGCCGGTCCGGTGGGACCGGATCAGGCGGTGATCAGCGTGCCGATCTTCTCACCGCCGACGGCCCGGACGATGGTGTCGTCGCCCTGGGCGCCGAAGACCAGCATCGGCAGGCCGTTCTCCATGCAGAGGCTGAACGCGGCGGCGTCGGCCACCCGGAGGTTGCGGCGCAGCACCTCGGAGAAGGTGATCGAGTCGAGCTTGCTCGCGGTGGGGTCGATCCGGGGGTCGGCGGTGTAGACCGCGTCCACGCCGTTCTTGCTCATCAGCACCACGTCCGCGCGGATCTCCAGCGCGCGCTGGGCGGCCACCGTGTCGGTGGAGAAGTAGGGCATCCCGGCGCCCGCACCGAAGATCACCACACGGCCCTTCTCCAGGTGCCGGATCGCGCGCAGCGGGATGTAGGGCTCGGCGACCTGGGCCATGGTGATGGCGCTCTGCACCCGGGTCTCGATGCCCTCCTTCTCCAGGAAGTCCTGCAACGCCAGGCAGTTCATCACCGTGCCCAGCATGCCCATGTAGTCGGCGCGGGCCCGGTCCATGCCCCGCTTCTGCAGCTCCGCGCCGCGGAAGAAGTTGCCGCCGCCGACCACCACCGAGACCTGCACGCCGCGGCGCACCACGGTGGCGATCTGCCGGGCGATGCCCTGCACGACGTCCGGGTCGACGCCGATCGCGCCGCCGCCGAAGACCTCACCGGAGAGCTTCAGCACCACCCGACGGGACCGACCGGGCGGCGGGGCGGTCGGGTCGTCCTCCGCCAGGCTCCGGTCACTCACAACCTGCGTCATCCGCCCCGCCCCTTCTCCCCGCGCAGCGCGCGGGCGTCGCGTAACTGCCCCTGCCGACCCTATGTGACGAGGAGGCCGCGGTGCCTGTCGCGTACACCGGCGGCCTCCTCGTCGACGTTTCCCCTGCGCCCGGGACACGGCCCCGGGCGGCGGCTCAGGCCTGGCCGACCTCGAACCGCACGAAGCGGGTCACCTCGATGCCGGCCTCGGCCAGCACCTGCTTGACGGTCTTCTTGTTGTCGGCGACCGCGGCCTGCTCCAGCAGGACGAAGTCCTTGAAGAAGGAGTTGACCCGACCCTCGACGATCTTCGGCAGCGCCGCCTCGGGCTTCTTCTCCTCGCGGGCGGTCTGCTCGGCGATGCGCCGCTCCGACTCGACCGTCTCGGCGGGCACCTCGTCGCGGGTGAGGTACTTCGGCCGCATCGCGGCGATCTGCATCGCCACGCCGCGCGCGTCCGCGTCGGCCGCCTCGTCGGTCTTGCCGGTGAACTGCACCAGCACGCCGACCGCCGGGGGCAGGTCCTGGCTCTTGCGGTGCAGGTAGACCGCGGTGGTGCCGTCGAGCTTGGCGAAGCGGTTGAGCACCAGCTTCTCGCCGATCTTGGCGGACTGCTCCTGGATCAGGTCGGCCACGGTCTTGCCGTCGATGCTGCTCGCGAGCAGCTCCTCGGCGGTGGTGGCGCCGCTGGTCACGCCGTGCTCGACGAGCTGCTGGGCCAGCGCGATGAAGGCGTCGTTCTTGGCGACGAAGTCGGTCTCGCAGTTGAGCTCGAGCAGCGCCTGGCC encodes:
- the pyrH gene encoding UMP kinase produces the protein MTQVVSDRSLAEDDPTAPPPGRSRRVVLKLSGEVFGGGAIGVDPDVVQGIARQIATVVRRGVQVSVVVGGGNFFRGAELQKRGMDRARADYMGMLGTVMNCLALQDFLEKEGIETRVQSAITMAQVAEPYIPLRAIRHLEKGRVVIFGAGAGMPYFSTDTVAAQRALEIRADVVLMSKNGVDAVYTADPRIDPTASKLDSITFSEVLRRNLRVADAAAFSLCMENGLPMLVFGAQGDDTIVRAVGGEKIGTLITA
- a CDS encoding phosphatidate cytidylyltransferase, which encodes MSHPDPYGSTEPRGWDRPAPALPWPETDLEPGPWQRPAPGPDAFGADAGAYARQAERETYADPYPGGPWPAGGPPPGGRGPRGDDRPDDEFPTAQIAPVRDEPTGHLPEVRDEPAPEPPSGRRSKGRRRASAERPPTTAPRASKAGRNLPAAIGVGVGLGAAIVVPLFFFLPAFLAVLAAAVAIGIWEMARAVRRSGAHPPLVPLVAGGVIMIGLAWFAGPDALCLGLLVTVLGTMIWRLGDGPGNYQRDLTAATLIVVYVPFLAGFAALLAAAPDDGHLRVLVTLVAVVLSDTGGYAAGVAFGKRPMAPKISPKKSWEGFAGSVTAAAVGSALLLWLLFDVAPWWGALFGVAISCAAVLGDLAESMIKRDLGVKDMSNLLPGHGGLMDRLDSILFAVPTAYLLLAVFVPVVG
- the tsf gene encoding translation elongation factor Ts, coding for MSNFTAADVKKLRDLTGAGMMDSKKALTEAEGDFDKAVEILRVKGAKDVGKRAGRTAANGLVAHSGQALLELNCETDFVAKNDAFIALAQQLVEHGVTSGATTAEELLASSIDGKTVADLIQEQSAKIGEKLVLNRFAKLDGTTAVYLHRKSQDLPPAVGVLVQFTGKTDEAADADARGVAMQIAAMRPKYLTRDEVPAETVESERRIAEQTAREEKKPEAALPKIVEGRVNSFFKDFVLLEQAAVADNKKTVKQVLAEAGIEVTRFVRFEVGQA
- the frr gene encoding ribosome recycling factor: MIDDTLLEAEEKMERAIEHAREEFGGIRTGRANAAMFSRILIDYYGSPTPLPQMASIAVPEPRMVIIKPYDNSQTNAMEKAIRDSDLGVNPNNEGNQLRIVLPQMTEERRREMIKVARQKGEEAKVAVRNIRRKAKEELDRLVKDGEVGEDEGRRAEKDLDDLTQRFVATVDEMIKHKETELLEV